The genomic interval TAATATAGTGGGGAGGGTCGTAGCCTAGAATATCCTTTAAGAAGCTTGACTTTGTCTTCTCCTTGGCATCGTTCCTGTCTGGATCCATCAGAGCGAGGAAATCAGTGTTGCCCCCAATATTGAACTGCGCAATTGAGAGAATCTTCCTATTCCTCTCCTTCAGATGTTCAGCAAGATCAATAGTGAGAGGGGTTGCTCCGGTTGCCCCATCATCTCCTAGGACGAGAGACCTGCTTTGTTCTGCTCTCTTAATAAAGCCGGGGCTCCCAGCCACGTATGCCGGCTGAAGGTTAACATGGGCAAGATTGCCGCGCCTGAGCAACAGGTAGGCATATACCTGTGAATGTGGCAAGATGCCTTTGAGGGCTTTTTCCTCTGCTTCCTCCCAGGAGAGTACAGGCTCAGAGTAAACAGTGCTAGTAACATCTATAACAACGTCTGGCTTAACATCGTCTAGCCACTCCTCGAACTTAGCATAGGCGTCTCCAAGACTCCTGCCCGAATCGAGGGACTTAACCTTCAAAAAGCTGGGTGTACTCCTAAGAGCTAGACCCGGCGAGACATAGATATCCCTAAGCTCCGGCTCGGGCTCCAGCCCATACATTTTAGCAACTTCATATAGGCTTTTGCCGACCTTCTCCTCATCTACATCGATACTCCCCACAATTTCGAGGTCACTGATGCCTATGCCAAGATCTAGATTCCCGAGAGGAACCCCAGAAGGCTCAAGCTTCCCTGCCTTAATCTTCGAAAGCCCCCATGCAAAAATAGTTGCCACATATCCCTGTCCAATCAGCGCCACTCTGACCATATTATTTCATAGTTATGAAATAGTTTATAAATATAAACTTTTTTCCCTTGCAATACCTATTACAGTAACAAGAACCTGGATAGGCCTAAGCCCAATGTCAACTCGACTACCAACAGTATATACCTTCAGGAAATATTATCATATCCCTACTTATAACCCGTATACCCAAAAAACTCGAACAGAAAATCCAGGAAGTTGATACTTAATTGAAGTGACGAGATAGGAAAATTATAATCAAGCGGGCAGACGAGGGGACCCGACAAAAACACCTAAAAGAGTACATCGATGTGTTCAAAAGGAACCGGTAGAGTTGAAAAAGAAGGGCGTCCTTCAAGAGTAAAAAATGGGAGATGTTTACCTAGAAGAACTTTGATTACTCGTAGAGCCAGCACTTGACTTTTCTCCCGTCTTTTGTAATGACTGGAGGTGCCTGTGTTATACACTTGTCCATCCTGTAGGGACACCTGTCTGCAAATGGGCATCCAGTAATCTTTCCTGCAAACTCAACCTTCCCAGGTCT from Thermofilum adornatum carries:
- a CDS encoding inositol-3-phosphate synthase; the encoded protein is MVRVALIGQGYVATIFAWGLSKIKAGKLEPSGVPLGNLDLGIGISDLEIVGSIDVDEEKVGKSLYEVAKMYGLEPEPELRDIYVSPGLALRSTPSFLKVKSLDSGRSLGDAYAKFEEWLDDVKPDVVIDVTSTVYSEPVLSWEEAEEKALKGILPHSQVYAYLLLRRGNLAHVNLQPAYVAGSPGFIKRAEQSRSLVLGDDGATGATPLTIDLAEHLKERNRKILSIAQFNIGGNTDFLALMDPDRNDAKEKTKSSFLKDILGYDPPHYIRPTGYLEPLGDKKFVSMHMQWISFGGFMDELVVNMRINDSPALAGYIVDLARLGFLALKKGLYGTLPEVNRFYMKRPGPMGARHVSKIRAYYDLVAFAEELKKK